The Natronoarchaeum mannanilyticum nucleotide sequence AGAGAGGTACTATTCGTCGAGCCAGCTGCCGGCCCAGCACTCGATTTCGTCGAACACCGGACAGAGCGACTGGCCCTTGTCGGTGAGGCTGTAGTACGTCGCGACCGGCGCGTCCTCCTCCATCCGGCGGTCGACGAACCCGAGCTCTTCGAGGTCGTCGAGCACGCGCGAGAGCGTCCGCGAGCTCGCGTCGGTCGACCGTTTCAGTTCGTTGAAACGCTTCTCGCCGTCCTGCAGATCGTGGAGCACGACGAGGCGCCACTGTG carries:
- a CDS encoding helix-turn-helix domain-containing protein, producing the protein MSSDLQRATAETEEEEGPCAVIESIEQIGSQWRLVVLHDLQDGEKRFNELKRSTDASSRTLSRVLDDLEELGFVDRRMEEDAPVATYYSLTDKGQSLCPVFDEIECWAGSWLDE